The Edaphobacter flagellatus sequence TCGTTCAGATTACCCGAGCGCATTGCGGCTGTAGGCACGCTCAGCACAAGCGGAGTTGTGAAACGCCGCCGGTTTCCCTCATAGTCGCCGAAGAAGAATGTCTTATCTGCGCCGGCTTTTACATGTGGCAGATGCAGAGGTCCGCTCAGACTTCCGCCAAAGGTATTGTAGGCCTTGTGCGCCTTGCTGTCGAAGTCCCAGGTCTTTGCATCGAATGCGCTGTTCTGCATGTACTCGAACATGCTGCCGTGAAAGTTCTTCGTTCCGCTCTTGGTGATGATGGTCACATCCGCCATCTGCGAGAACTCGGCGTTGTTATTGAACTGTGTCACCTTCATCTCGCTGATCAGCTCCGACGAAGGATTCATGTTGTTCAGCGCGCCGTTCTGGCGGATATTCACCGTCGATGTGCCGTCCACCGAGTACTGGATCTGCGCCGACGTTCCTCCGCCGATCGAAAGGTTGCCGTTCGAGTCCTGCTGAACGCCCGGCACCGCCGCAAGCGCCGTCAGCGGGCTGTCGTTGCCTCCACGGTAGTTCATCGGAAGCTCCACCACCTGTTCGAAGATCTTGGTGTCGCCGATCGTCCCATTCTCTGTATTCACGGTCGACGCGTCGGCTGCTTCCACGGAGACGGCCTGCTGCGATCCGCCAATCGACAGCTTCAGGTCGGCGCGCAGCTGCTGCCGTGCGGCGAGTGCCATCCCGGTTAGCGTTCTATCGACAAAGTTCGGCGCAGAGGCCGTCACCGCGTAGGTGCCGGGGTTCAGGTTCAACACCAGGTACTCGCCGTTATCGTTCGTGGTCGCATCCCGTGAAGAGTTGTCGTTCAGGTTCGTCACATGAACATGAGCCCCGGGAATTACCGCGCCCGAAGGGTCTTCGACAGTTCCGAGAATGCTTCCGAAAGTCGATTGAGCATGGGCAGCGATTCCCTCGCACACGAACACGAGGCACAGAACGGCCAGCAGATAGAGCTGCTTGGCCGTCCACTTTTGCGTTGCCAATACACGCTTGGAATTCTTTTGAGAGGCGCTGGAAACACTTGCATCGCCCTGTTTGGGATATGTGCTGGGTTCTGTCGTGGAAAGTGAATCAGATTGAGAAAGGCCTCGAATGTACATCATTGGAATCACCTCATGGGGCCGAAATTTTCCGGCCTCACTTAGTGAATCGAGAAATCCGTAAGATACGCATAAGACCGTTACTTATGGGTTCTTTATGGGTTTCGAGATAAAATTTCCCTTCACTGGACCACAAGAGAATGACCAAGAGAACAATTCGCGAAGGTACGACGAGGATCGCGGTTGGCATAGCCGTGGGCCTGTCTATCACTTGGCTTGCCTACCGATTTCATTTCAATCTCGCCTCTGCGACTTCGATTCATCTCTTTCTGGTAACCGCCATTGCGTTGCGGTGGGGCCTTCTTGAAGCGAGCATCGTGTCGTTGGTGTCAGTGGCCTGCCTCGATTACTTTTTCACTCAACCGTTGTTTCAGTTTTATATGACGGACTCCCATGATTGGGTAGCTCTAGTTACCTTTGAAAGTGTCGCTTTGCTTGTAAGTCGCCTTTCAAATCAAGTCAGCCGCCATGCTCGCGAAGTCGAGATACATCAATTGCAACTGCAGAAGTTGTATGAACTGAGCCAGAATATCCTTCTACTGGATCAACAGAAGCTAGTCGATCAGCAACTCGCGGATCTGATTCTGGCTACACTCCAAGCGAAGGGAGTGGCACTGTGGAACGATTATGACCTGCATTTGAGTAAAAGTGGCACCTGTGAGGTCACAGACGATGAGGTGCGTTCCACATACTTTTCAGAGCGCAACGAAGATGACCCTCTAACAGCGACCTCGCGACGCGTTCTTCGCTCAGGTACGCGAGCCATTGGTTCGTTGGTCATCTGCGGCCATTCGCTCGATGATGCCTCGATCATTGCAACCGCTTCGTTGACGGCTGTCGCGATTGAGAGGGCACGCTCGTTCTCTGCGGAAAGCAGTGCAGAAGCAGCCCGGCAAAGCGAGCAACTTCGCTCTGCAGTACTGGATGGTCTTGCGCATGCCTTCAAAACCCCGCTGACAACCATTCGAAGTTCCAGCTCGGGCCTACTCGAAATGGATACATTGTCTGGTGCAGAGAAAAGGCTCGTGGCGCTGATCGACCAGCAGGCCGATCACCTTAACGATCTCACCACGCGCCTGCTCCGCACGGCCAGGATTGACACTGTCGATCTTAAGCTGAAGCGGGAAGCAATTGATCTCACTCAGCTCCTACAAAGCAGCGCCGAAGCATCCACGCAGGACCTCGGTGCACATCCCATCCGCCTTCTCGCCGGGACGAAACACAGCACGGTCTGGGCCGACAGGCAACTCCTGGAGATGGCGCTTTTTCAGCTACTCGATAATGCCGCGAAATATGGGAGTTCTGAGTCATCGATCACTATTGACGTTCAGGAAGATCCGGCGGAGACGCTTATCAGTATCAAGAACGAGGGTTCCTTCATCCCACCTCATGAGAGGGAGAATATCTTCAAGCGCTTTTATCGCAGCCCCGGCTCAGATCGCAAGGCCCCGGGAACAGGCATCGGTTTATCCGTAGTCAAGCGCATAGCGGAAGCGCATCAAGGACGTGCATGGGTAAATAGCGGCGAGCACACGGGAACCACTTTCTTTCTTTCGCTACCGCGAACGGCAAAGGAGATGTAGTCGTGACACAGCGATTGAATGTGCTCATCGTAGAAGATGATGCGGGAATCCGGCAGAGCCTGTTTGAGACCTTGACTGCATTGGGATTCATGATTGGAGAAGCAGGCAATGGAGAGCAAGCCCTGTTGCGTCTGCGGATGATCGACTATGACGCAGTGCTGCTTGATATCAATATGCCTGGGATGGGAGGGATCGAAACATGTCGGTCAATCTACCATACCTACCCTCACATTCCAATCATTATGCTAACGGTACGAGACGGAGAAGACGATAAAGTGGAAGCGCTCGATGCAGGCGCCGATGACTATGTAACCAAGCCCTTTCAGATTAGGGAGCTGACTGCGAGGTTGCGGTCGGCAATCCGGCGTTCGAAGACATCGACAGCTCCCTCCGAGTCTACTATCGTAGTTGGCGCTTTACGGCTCGACTCGGATCGTCATCGTGTCGAGAAGATGGGCCAAGAGGTTCGCCTCACTCCGAAAGAGTTCGCGATGTTGCGCTTTCTTATGGAACATGCAGGCCGCCCTATCCCCCACAGCCGTCTACTGACTTCTATATGGGGACCGGACTATGGTAACGAGCGCGAATACCTACGCGTCCTTATCAATCAGCTTCGTAAGAAGATCGAAGACGATCCGTCGCGCCCGTCATATATCTTGACAGAGAGTCATGTCGGTTATCGGTTTCGTGAGGCTTAGTGTACGCGCCCGTTCGAAGGTCAGGATCGTTCTAAGTACAGGGATTGCTTGATGCTCACTGTCATCACTCACCGTACATCAGATTCTGA is a genomic window containing:
- a CDS encoding sensor histidine kinase, with the translated sequence MTKRTIREGTTRIAVGIAVGLSITWLAYRFHFNLASATSIHLFLVTAIALRWGLLEASIVSLVSVACLDYFFTQPLFQFYMTDSHDWVALVTFESVALLVSRLSNQVSRHAREVEIHQLQLQKLYELSQNILLLDQQKLVDQQLADLILATLQAKGVALWNDYDLHLSKSGTCEVTDDEVRSTYFSERNEDDPLTATSRRVLRSGTRAIGSLVICGHSLDDASIIATASLTAVAIERARSFSAESSAEAARQSEQLRSAVLDGLAHAFKTPLTTIRSSSSGLLEMDTLSGAEKRLVALIDQQADHLNDLTTRLLRTARIDTVDLKLKREAIDLTQLLQSSAEASTQDLGAHPIRLLAGTKHSTVWADRQLLEMALFQLLDNAAKYGSSESSITIDVQEDPAETLISIKNEGSFIPPHERENIFKRFYRSPGSDRKAPGTGIGLSVVKRIAEAHQGRAWVNSGEHTGTTFFLSLPRTAKEM
- a CDS encoding response regulator transcription factor; this encodes MTQRLNVLIVEDDAGIRQSLFETLTALGFMIGEAGNGEQALLRLRMIDYDAVLLDINMPGMGGIETCRSIYHTYPHIPIIMLTVRDGEDDKVEALDAGADDYVTKPFQIRELTARLRSAIRRSKTSTAPSESTIVVGALRLDSDRHRVEKMGQEVRLTPKEFAMLRFLMEHAGRPIPHSRLLTSIWGPDYGNEREYLRVLINQLRKKIEDDPSRPSYILTESHVGYRFREA